The Variovorax paradoxus genome window below encodes:
- a CDS encoding cation-translocating P-type ATPase has translation MPDNPPAGLTDEEAAQRLRSDGPNVLPSVSRKGVVRIAWNALTQPMFLLLLATAALYALLGDLGDAGMLAASVLMVGGLSIYQEQRTERVLEALKDLSSPRCTVVRGGRVLRIASRELVRGDRLLVNEGDRLSADARLLEAVGLQVDESLRTGESVPQGKQAGGAGDDDEADSRRLYAGSLVVRGDGVAEVTATGAHTALGTIHRSIAQLAPRASRLQDELRRLVGRVAWLAAFTCVVAATVFALREGAWTQGLLVGLTLAMSLIPEEFAVVWSVMLALGSWRLAKSNVLTRQPQAIEALGTTTVLCVDKTGTLTHNRMALAMLHDGETECTPGAQALTSRFQGLLRGALRASSTGGVEPMDHAVRVTAQVAGLDGGDAGWTPGPRRGIRDGSPYVVHWWHVAGESGRRVAVKGAAEAVLALCDADPARMQLLRETADRWSVAGLRVLAAAEGHAGQTGDDAALPGGLRLSPLGLLGFMDPLREEVPRVIEECRRAGVRVVMITGDAALTARSIARQAGLVDGGDAQVLSGKALAAMDDEALRRCVREVQVFARVDPAQKLRIVRALQQQGDIVAMTGDGVNDAPALKAADIGVAMGRRGTDVAREAASLVLLDDNFASLVEAVRAGRRIFTNLRKALGYLFAAHVPIVGVALIPVVMGGPVLLLPLHVVLLELLIDPACSLVFEAERAPDDSMTVPPRPRDEALYSPASAARAFAMGALVFAGVVAVQWACRALDATQEELRMASLGSIVLGNLLLLLWFRGAGLRLAHTNTVFHALLIGVCVVWGLLTAVPGVGRIFGLPSAPSPWALWVVLPAGWALWRLFAVSRNQ, from the coding sequence CAGGCCTGACCGACGAAGAAGCAGCACAGCGCCTTCGCAGCGACGGTCCGAACGTGCTGCCTTCCGTGTCCCGCAAGGGAGTGGTGCGCATCGCCTGGAACGCGCTGACGCAGCCGATGTTCCTGCTGCTGCTGGCGACCGCCGCGCTGTATGCGCTGCTTGGCGACCTGGGCGATGCCGGCATGCTCGCGGCCTCGGTGCTGATGGTGGGCGGGCTGTCGATCTACCAGGAGCAACGCACCGAACGCGTGCTCGAAGCGCTGAAGGATCTCTCCAGTCCCCGCTGCACAGTCGTGCGCGGGGGCCGCGTGCTGCGCATCGCGAGCCGTGAACTGGTGCGCGGCGACCGCCTGCTGGTGAACGAGGGCGACCGGCTGTCCGCCGATGCGCGGCTTCTCGAAGCGGTCGGGCTGCAGGTCGACGAGTCGCTTCGCACCGGCGAGTCGGTGCCGCAGGGCAAGCAGGCAGGCGGTGCCGGCGATGACGACGAGGCCGACAGCCGTCGGCTCTACGCGGGTAGCCTGGTTGTGCGCGGCGACGGCGTGGCCGAGGTGACCGCCACCGGCGCGCACACCGCGCTGGGCACCATTCATCGCTCCATCGCGCAGCTCGCGCCCCGCGCGAGCCGGCTTCAGGACGAGCTGCGCCGGCTGGTCGGTCGTGTCGCATGGCTTGCCGCCTTCACCTGCGTCGTCGCGGCGACCGTGTTCGCGCTGCGCGAAGGCGCGTGGACGCAGGGCCTGCTGGTCGGGCTGACCCTGGCAATGTCGTTGATTCCCGAGGAGTTCGCCGTCGTCTGGAGCGTGATGCTCGCGCTGGGCAGCTGGCGGCTCGCGAAGTCGAATGTGCTGACCCGCCAGCCGCAGGCCATCGAGGCGCTGGGCACGACCACGGTCCTGTGCGTGGACAAGACCGGAACGCTCACGCACAACCGCATGGCGCTGGCGATGCTGCATGATGGCGAGACGGAATGCACGCCGGGCGCGCAGGCGTTGACGTCGCGCTTTCAAGGCCTGTTGCGGGGCGCGCTGCGCGCGAGCAGCACGGGCGGTGTCGAGCCGATGGACCATGCGGTGCGGGTCACCGCGCAAGTCGCCGGCCTGGACGGCGGAGATGCGGGATGGACACCCGGCCCGCGCCGGGGCATCCGCGACGGCTCGCCCTATGTCGTGCACTGGTGGCATGTGGCCGGCGAGTCCGGCCGGAGGGTGGCGGTCAAGGGCGCCGCGGAGGCCGTGCTGGCCCTGTGCGATGCCGACCCTGCGCGCATGCAACTGTTGCGAGAGACCGCCGACCGCTGGAGCGTGGCCGGCCTCCGTGTGCTCGCGGCGGCCGAGGGGCACGCCGGGCAGACGGGCGACGACGCCGCGTTGCCCGGCGGGCTGCGCTTGTCGCCCCTGGGCCTGCTCGGCTTCATGGACCCCTTGCGCGAGGAGGTGCCCCGTGTCATCGAGGAGTGCCGGCGCGCGGGCGTGCGCGTGGTGATGATCACCGGCGACGCGGCGCTGACGGCCCGGTCGATCGCGCGGCAGGCGGGACTCGTCGACGGCGGCGACGCCCAGGTCCTGAGCGGCAAGGCGCTGGCCGCGATGGACGACGAGGCGCTGCGCCGCTGCGTGCGCGAGGTGCAGGTGTTCGCGCGGGTCGACCCCGCTCAGAAACTGCGCATCGTGCGGGCGCTCCAGCAGCAGGGCGACATCGTGGCGATGACCGGCGACGGCGTGAACGACGCCCCCGCGCTCAAGGCGGCCGACATCGGCGTCGCGATGGGCCGGCGCGGCACCGACGTCGCGCGCGAAGCCGCCTCGCTGGTCCTGCTGGACGACAACTTCGCCTCGCTCGTGGAGGCGGTGCGCGCGGGACGGCGCATCTTCACTAACCTGCGCAAGGCGCTGGGGTATCTCTTCGCGGCGCATGTGCCGATCGTCGGCGTGGCGCTGATCCCGGTGGTGATGGGCGGGCCGGTGCTGCTGCTGCCGCTGCATGTGGTGCTGCTCGAGCTGCTGATCGATCCGGCCTGCTCCCTGGTGTTCGAGGCCGAGCGGGCGCCGGACGACAGCATGACAGTGCCGCCGCGGCCGCGCGACGAGGCGCTGTACTCGCCGGCCTCGGCAGCGCGCGCGTTCGCGATGGGCGCGCTGGTCTTCGCCGGCGTGGTGGCGGTGCAGTGGGCTTGCCGCGCGCTGGATGCCACGCAGGAGGAATTGCGCATGGCGAGCCTCGGCTCGATCGTGCTGGGCAACCTGCTACTGCTTCTGTGGTTCCGCGGCGCGGGCTTACGGCTTGCGCACACCAACACGGTGTTCCATGCACTGCTGATCGGGGTGTGCGTGGTCTGGGGCCTGCTCACGGCGGTGCCGGGCGTGGGTCGCATTTTCGGTCTGCCGAGCGCACCGTCGCCGTGGGCGCTGTGGGTGGTGCTGCCCGCGGGCTGGGCGCTGTGGCGCCTTTTCGCGGTTTCACGAAATCAGTGA
- a CDS encoding AAA family ATPase encodes MDTTLVDALREALRLETGQPVALVETHISWVLLTQTLAFKLKKPVRLPFLDFGSVEARKHFCEEELRLNRRFAPSLYIDVAPVCGTREAPRIGGDGTPIDHVVRMRRFPASSLLLDLLETGRLEPVQLDGFAQRLAVLHGSAERATPLSDFGSPERVVRAATDVLAALRVQGSDIRLDWVDAWVREQGQVLRAAWTVRQQDGAVRECHGDLHMANVVLVDGALTPFDCIEFDPALRWIDVMNDVAFLTMDLKAHGRSDLAFRFLDAWLQHSGDCAGLRVWRFYEVYRALVRVMASGLGPRGPQAAVRPDYLACAAQLAQQPRGDARLMITHGFSGAGKSSVASQLLCAAGAVRLRSDVERKRLHGLGPLARSAGLGLDIYDAQATRWTFERLQACARDALLAGYPVIVDAAFLRIAERQRFRALAAELRMPFTILDCRAELEMLRRRVAARDAAGTDASEAGLAVLERQLASHDPLEADERGLAIEVSTQGPVNIARIAARWRAAAPGP; translated from the coding sequence ATGGACACCACCCTGGTCGATGCATTGCGCGAAGCGCTCCGGCTGGAGACCGGGCAGCCGGTCGCGCTGGTCGAGACGCACATCTCCTGGGTCCTGCTCACGCAGACGCTCGCCTTCAAGCTCAAGAAGCCGGTGCGTCTGCCGTTCCTGGATTTCGGCAGCGTAGAGGCTCGCAAGCATTTCTGCGAGGAGGAGCTGCGCCTCAATCGGCGCTTTGCTCCCTCGCTCTACATCGACGTGGCACCGGTCTGCGGCACGCGCGAGGCACCGCGCATCGGCGGAGATGGCACTCCGATCGACCATGTGGTGCGGATGCGGCGGTTTCCGGCCTCGTCGCTGCTGCTCGACCTGCTTGAAACAGGCCGGCTCGAACCCGTGCAGCTCGACGGCTTCGCGCAACGGCTCGCGGTCTTGCACGGGAGCGCGGAGCGCGCGACGCCGCTGTCCGATTTCGGCAGCCCGGAGCGGGTCGTTCGCGCCGCGACTGACGTGCTCGCCGCATTGCGGGTGCAGGGCAGTGACATCCGTCTTGACTGGGTAGACGCATGGGTGCGGGAGCAGGGGCAGGTGCTGCGCGCGGCCTGGACCGTCCGCCAGCAGGACGGCGCCGTGCGCGAATGCCATGGCGACCTGCACATGGCCAACGTGGTCCTGGTGGACGGCGCGCTCACGCCCTTCGACTGCATCGAGTTCGACCCGGCGCTACGCTGGATCGACGTGATGAACGACGTCGCCTTTCTCACTATGGACCTGAAGGCCCATGGCCGCTCCGACCTAGCGTTCCGCTTCCTGGACGCATGGCTGCAGCACAGCGGTGACTGCGCGGGCCTGCGAGTGTGGCGCTTCTACGAGGTGTACCGGGCGCTTGTGCGCGTCATGGCCTCCGGCCTGGGACCGCGAGGCCCGCAGGCGGCCGTGCGGCCCGACTACCTGGCGTGCGCGGCGCAGCTCGCGCAGCAACCCCGGGGCGACGCGCGCCTGATGATCACGCACGGTTTCTCCGGCGCCGGAAAATCCAGCGTCGCCTCGCAACTGCTCTGCGCGGCGGGCGCTGTTCGCCTGCGCTCGGATGTAGAGCGCAAGCGGCTGCATGGCCTCGGTCCGCTGGCGCGCTCCGCCGGCCTCGGGCTCGACATCTATGACGCGCAAGCGACCCGCTGGACATTCGAGCGGCTGCAGGCCTGCGCACGCGACGCGCTGCTGGCGGGCTACCCGGTGATCGTGGATGCGGCGTTCCTGCGCATAGCCGAGCGGCAGCGCTTCCGTGCGCTGGCCGCCGAGTTGCGCATGCCCTTCACGATCCTAGATTGCCGCGCCGAGTTGGAAATGCTGCGCCGCCGCGTGGCCGCGCGGGATGCCGCGGGCACGGATGCCTCGGAAGCAGGGCTGGCGGTGCTCGAGCGCCAACTGGCAAGCCACGATCCGCTGGAGGCCGACGAGCGCGGCCTGGCCATCGAGGTCTCCACGCAAGGGCCGGTGAACATCGCCCGGATCGCGGCGCGCTGGCGCGCCGCGGCCCCAGGCCCGTGA
- a CDS encoding universal stress protein — MYQRILVPIDGSSTSSRGLAEAIRLAKLTGGRLRLVHVIDELSFALAMDAYSGYAGNWLEELRANATKLLETARAKTAGEGIEADTVLIDRFKGAVHDQVIAEAQASNADLIVIGTHGRRGIGRWVMGSSAEHILRMAPVPVLLVRAPEEARTEHERFTLPSGEVAIQ, encoded by the coding sequence ATGTACCAGCGAATCCTTGTTCCCATCGACGGCAGTTCCACATCCAGCCGCGGCCTGGCCGAAGCCATCCGGCTGGCGAAGCTCACCGGCGGGCGCCTGCGCCTGGTGCACGTAATCGACGAGCTGTCGTTCGCGCTCGCCATGGACGCCTACTCGGGCTATGCCGGCAATTGGCTCGAAGAACTTCGCGCCAATGCCACGAAGCTGCTGGAGACCGCGCGGGCCAAGACGGCCGGGGAAGGCATCGAGGCCGACACGGTATTGATCGACCGCTTCAAGGGCGCGGTGCACGACCAGGTCATCGCCGAAGCGCAAGCCTCGAATGCCGACCTGATCGTGATCGGCACCCACGGCCGTCGTGGCATCGGCCGCTGGGTGATGGGCAGCAGTGCGGAGCACATCCTGCGCATGGCGCCCGTGCCGGTGTTACTGGTGCGAGCACCCGAGGAGGCGCGAACCGAGCACGAGCGGTTCACGCTGCCCAGCGGAGAGGTCGCCATCCAGTGA
- a CDS encoding hemerythrin domain-containing protein, with protein MTHATVRIIRQEHAALAAMLRSIVLLLEQHRKKGTLPDFATLRAMLFYVDEFPEKRHHRKETELLFPKLRAKTPISRDLLDKLDSDHARGERRIRDVEHALLAFEMLGESRREAFKRTVGEYVDFYLNHMALEEREILPLAERVLTGDDWRDLDEAFAQNRDPMTGHVADFEYNALFTRIVNVVPAPIGLGPAR; from the coding sequence GTGACCCACGCCACCGTCCGCATCATTCGCCAGGAGCACGCCGCGCTCGCCGCCATGCTGCGCTCCATCGTCCTGCTGCTCGAGCAGCACCGAAAGAAGGGGACCTTGCCCGATTTCGCGACGCTGCGCGCCATGCTTTTCTATGTCGACGAGTTTCCCGAGAAGCGCCATCACCGCAAGGAGACCGAGCTGCTGTTTCCCAAGCTGCGCGCGAAGACGCCGATCTCGCGCGACCTGCTGGACAAGCTCGACAGCGATCACGCCCGCGGCGAGCGCAGGATCCGCGACGTCGAGCACGCGCTGCTTGCGTTCGAGATGCTCGGCGAATCGCGGCGCGAAGCCTTCAAGCGGACGGTCGGCGAGTACGTCGACTTCTACCTGAACCACATGGCGCTGGAGGAGCGCGAGATCCTGCCGCTGGCCGAACGCGTGCTGACCGGTGACGACTGGCGCGATCTGGACGAAGCCTTCGCGCAGAACCGCGACCCGATGACCGGGCACGTGGCGGACTTCGAATACAACGCGCTCTTCACGCGCATCGTCAACGTCGTGCCCGCTCCCATCGGTCTGGGGCCAGCCCGTTAG
- a CDS encoding polyhydroxyalkanoic acid synthase, producing MNAEHNELDRSLHAAWGRLVGGMSPAAWMLAWSDWVLHFATQPGRNAQIALHQAPPPARLRAHHSRLGADEWTAWPFSMYREAFETTGHRLLEMVRGVPGVDRHHEQLVAFMVRQWLEMVSPANIFATNPQVLQRTAATCGVNLATGAALGVEDFARGALGLPPAGTEAFRPGHEVAITPGKVVLRNELIELIQYAPTTSTVHAEPVLIVSAWIMKYYVLDLSPHNSLIRYLVAQGHTVFAVSWKNPGTADAQLGMDDYLRLGIRASLDAIEAVVHGRRVHAVGYCLGGTLMAIAAAAMARDHDDRLASLTLLAAQTDFTEPGEIGLFIDESQLAFLEDLMAHEGFLGAQQMAAAFQALRPGDLIWGPMVRTWLLGERAPMTDLMAWNADGTRMPYRMHADYLRSLFLDNALAEGHYLVDGKPVSLKDIDVPVFLLGTSTDHVAPWRSVYKFNLLSDTEVTFVLATGGHNAGIVSEPGHAHRSYRVLRRAGNGAYVPPDSFLSVSRDIEGSWWPCLQQWLAARSGPRRRPPAIGAPHRGLPPLCSAPGSYVLAR from the coding sequence GTGAACGCAGAGCACAACGAACTCGACCGATCCCTCCACGCGGCCTGGGGCCGGCTCGTCGGTGGCATGTCGCCGGCGGCATGGATGCTTGCCTGGTCCGACTGGGTGCTCCATTTCGCCACGCAGCCCGGGCGCAATGCGCAGATCGCACTGCATCAGGCTCCGCCGCCCGCGCGGCTGCGGGCACACCACTCCCGGCTCGGCGCGGACGAATGGACGGCATGGCCCTTCAGCATGTACCGCGAGGCCTTCGAAACCACCGGACACCGGCTGCTCGAGATGGTGCGCGGCGTTCCAGGCGTCGATCGGCATCACGAGCAATTGGTGGCGTTCATGGTGCGGCAATGGCTGGAAATGGTCTCGCCCGCCAACATCTTCGCGACCAATCCGCAGGTGCTGCAAAGAACCGCGGCCACCTGCGGCGTCAACCTGGCCACCGGCGCTGCCCTAGGGGTGGAAGACTTCGCTCGCGGGGCCCTAGGACTGCCGCCTGCCGGTACCGAGGCGTTCAGGCCCGGACATGAGGTCGCCATCACGCCGGGCAAGGTGGTCCTGCGCAACGAACTCATCGAGCTCATCCAGTACGCACCGACCACGTCGACGGTGCACGCCGAGCCGGTGCTCATCGTGAGCGCGTGGATCATGAAGTACTACGTGCTCGATCTTTCGCCGCACAACTCGCTCATTCGCTACCTGGTCGCTCAGGGCCACACAGTGTTCGCGGTCTCCTGGAAGAATCCCGGCACCGCCGACGCGCAGCTCGGCATGGACGACTACCTGCGGCTGGGCATTCGCGCCAGCCTCGATGCCATTGAAGCCGTGGTGCACGGGCGCCGCGTGCACGCCGTCGGGTATTGTCTGGGCGGGACCCTGATGGCGATTGCCGCGGCAGCCATGGCGCGCGATCACGACGACCGCCTGGCTTCGCTCACGCTGCTGGCCGCCCAGACCGACTTCACCGAACCCGGGGAGATCGGCCTGTTCATCGACGAGAGCCAATTGGCGTTCCTGGAGGACCTCATGGCGCACGAAGGATTCCTGGGGGCGCAGCAGATGGCGGCCGCCTTCCAGGCGCTGCGTCCGGGCGACCTGATCTGGGGGCCGATGGTTCGAACGTGGCTCCTCGGAGAGCGTGCGCCCATGACCGACCTGATGGCGTGGAATGCCGACGGCACGCGCATGCCCTATCGCATGCACGCGGACTACCTGCGCAGCCTCTTCCTCGACAACGCTTTGGCAGAGGGCCACTACCTGGTCGACGGAAAGCCGGTTTCGCTGAAAGACATCGACGTGCCGGTTTTCCTGCTCGGCACCAGCACCGACCACGTGGCGCCCTGGCGTTCGGTCTACAAGTTCAACCTGCTGAGCGATACCGAGGTGACCTTCGTGCTCGCCACGGGAGGCCACAACGCAGGCATCGTGAGCGAGCCCGGCCATGCGCACCGCAGCTACCGCGTGCTTCGGCGCGCAGGAAACGGCGCCTATGTGCCACCGGACAGTTTCCTCAGCGTGTCTCGCGACATCGAAGGTTCGTGGTGGCCGTGTCTGCAGCAATGGCTAGCCGCGCGATCGGGCCCGAGACGCCGTCCACCGGCGATAGGCGCGCCGCATCGCGGCCTGCCTCCCTTGTGCAGTGCGCCCGGCAGCTACGTACTGGCGCGCTGA
- a CDS encoding TraR/DksA C4-type zinc finger protein translates to MRHLDTTDRRALRLQLDTMRRQVFDELRASAPSAEAALAENDHEVKTHADEAEAERAGDVHMAEVEIDRARLEEIEQAIARLASGRYGICEDCANEIPRARLLARPTAIRCTACQTAAEARRRH, encoded by the coding sequence ATGAGACATCTGGATACCACCGACCGCCGCGCACTGCGTCTTCAGCTGGACACGATGAGGCGCCAGGTGTTCGACGAACTGCGCGCCTCGGCGCCTTCGGCCGAAGCGGCGCTGGCCGAGAACGACCATGAAGTGAAGACCCATGCCGATGAAGCCGAAGCGGAGCGCGCCGGCGACGTGCACATGGCCGAAGTGGAGATCGATCGCGCCAGGCTCGAGGAGATCGAGCAGGCGATCGCGCGTCTGGCGAGCGGACGCTACGGCATCTGCGAAGACTGCGCCAACGAGATCCCGCGCGCACGGCTCCTGGCCCGGCCCACCGCCATCCGTTGCACGGCCTGCCAGACGGCGGCGGAAGCGCGCCGCCGGCACTGA
- a CDS encoding trypsin-like peptidase domain-containing protein, with product MNRAIRLVCTLVAGVSLLGACAAAAPTPADQVMAAPVAVERAGAAAPGFSSLVASRSTSVVDISTLRIGRDESLESIEIEIAPEHDFADRLAWPLPASARISQIRDLASGVIIDSNGLILTNAHVVTHIDEAQVRLDDGRRFTARVVGVDKRTDVGLLKIDATALPVAVIGDSSTLEPGDWVAAISSPFGFHGSVTAGVVSAVGRVLAGAGDIPFIQTDVAINPGSSGSPLFNSRGEVMGINSMIYSGNGGYMGLSFAVPINLAMQIAGQLREHGAVRRAYLGAEFQEVTPALAQSFELPSATGALVVRVEADSPAQAAGLAQGDAVLSLDGKPLAHFADLPQQIAQRQPGSRMQLEVWRHGTHRMLQVSLRAQSAPPQSSFTAAAPEWNDGLGLSLGELSPVQRLQLRVDSGLLVREASGPARSEGIRAGDVVVALNTVKLYRMDDFRQSLARVSPGKTVALLVMRDHRFAYVAVRLPASPSKRS from the coding sequence ATGAACCGCGCCATCCGCCTCGTCTGCACGCTTGTTGCCGGCGTCTCGCTGCTGGGCGCCTGTGCGGCGGCGGCGCCGACACCTGCAGACCAGGTAATGGCAGCGCCGGTTGCGGTCGAGCGCGCCGGGGCTGCCGCGCCCGGTTTCTCGTCGCTGGTCGCCAGCCGCAGCACCTCGGTGGTCGACATCAGCACGCTGCGCATCGGGCGCGACGAAAGCCTGGAGAGCATCGAAATCGAAATCGCCCCCGAACACGACTTCGCCGACCGGTTGGCCTGGCCGCTGCCGGCCAGCGCCCGGATCAGCCAGATCCGCGATCTCGCCTCGGGCGTGATCATCGACAGCAACGGGCTGATCCTCACGAACGCCCACGTGGTCACCCACATCGACGAGGCCCAGGTGCGACTGGACGACGGGCGCCGCTTCACGGCACGCGTGGTGGGTGTCGACAAGCGCACCGACGTTGGCCTCCTGAAAATCGATGCCACCGCGTTGCCTGTGGCTGTCATCGGCGACTCGTCGACACTCGAGCCCGGCGACTGGGTGGCCGCGATCAGCTCGCCCTTCGGCTTTCATGGCAGCGTGACAGCCGGTGTTGTCAGCGCGGTCGGTCGCGTCTTGGCTGGCGCCGGCGACATTCCCTTCATACAGACCGATGTCGCGATCAACCCCGGCAGCTCGGGCAGCCCGCTCTTCAACAGCCGGGGTGAGGTGATGGGCATCAATTCCATGATCTACAGCGGCAATGGCGGGTACATGGGGTTGTCCTTCGCGGTGCCGATCAACCTGGCGATGCAGATCGCCGGGCAACTGCGCGAGCACGGCGCCGTGCGCCGGGCCTACCTGGGCGCCGAGTTCCAGGAGGTGACCCCGGCCCTGGCCCAATCCTTCGAATTGCCGTCGGCCACCGGCGCGCTGGTCGTGCGCGTCGAGGCGGACAGTCCGGCACAGGCCGCGGGCCTGGCGCAGGGCGATGCGGTGCTGTCGCTGGACGGCAAGCCGCTTGCGCACTTTGCCGATCTTCCCCAGCAGATCGCGCAACGCCAGCCCGGCAGCCGCATGCAGCTGGAGGTCTGGCGACACGGTACCCACCGCATGCTCCAGGTGTCGTTGAGGGCGCAGTCCGCGCCGCCCCAGAGCAGCTTCACGGCGGCCGCGCCCGAATGGAACGACGGACTGGGCTTGAGCCTGGGCGAGCTTTCGCCCGTGCAGCGCCTGCAACTGCGCGTCGACAGCGGCCTGCTGGTGCGCGAGGCCTCTGGCCCCGCGCGCAGCGAAGGCATCCGCGCGGGCGACGTCGTGGTGGCCCTGAACACGGTGAAGCTCTATCGCATGGACGATTTCAGGCAAAGCCTTGCGCGGGTGTCGCCTGGAAAGACGGTCGCGCTGCTGGTGATGCGCGATCACCGGTTCGCCTACGTGGCGGTGCGCCTGCCGGCCTCGCCCAGCAAACGCTCCTGA
- a CDS encoding flavodoxin, giving the protein MNNVLVIVYSYTGTSRRVAELLCSQQGWPMAQITDARPRSGALGSWRCMLDSFFRRQPAIGYDGSPPSDFDAVVLVSPIWMLQLAGPMRSFVARQRDRLPDVAVLSVMGGQGAPNAVAEIGKLLGRSPVLSSAVTMREVDDGSCAARLQAFGTAIANVNANAEDSHAVVRPVTLSAQSI; this is encoded by the coding sequence ATGAACAACGTCCTGGTCATCGTCTATTCCTACACCGGCACGTCCCGCCGGGTCGCCGAACTCCTGTGCAGCCAGCAGGGCTGGCCCATGGCCCAGATCACCGATGCGCGGCCGCGCAGCGGTGCCCTGGGCAGTTGGCGATGCATGCTCGACTCGTTCTTCCGGCGGCAGCCCGCCATCGGCTACGACGGCTCACCGCCCAGCGACTTCGATGCGGTGGTGTTGGTGTCGCCGATCTGGATGCTGCAACTGGCCGGCCCCATGCGCAGCTTCGTCGCGCGCCAACGCGACCGCCTGCCCGATGTCGCGGTCCTCTCGGTCATGGGCGGCCAAGGCGCCCCGAATGCGGTGGCCGAGATCGGCAAACTTCTTGGCCGCTCCCCGGTCCTGAGCTCCGCCGTCACCATGCGCGAAGTCGATGACGGCAGCTGTGCGGCCCGGCTGCAGGCCTTCGGCACCGCCATCGCCAACGTCAACGCCAACGCCGAGGATTCACACGCCGTGGTACGGCCTGTCACGCTATCGGCGCAGTCGATCTGA
- a CDS encoding universal stress protein → MKILLAVDGSNYTNRMLSYLLAHKEWASTGHAFTVFYAVLPVPHRAAAFAGPDLVHGYYEDDARVVVEPVRALLTEHGIEARFEHRIGHPAEEIASFAQKEQFDLLVMGSRGHGALANLVLGSVATKVLAACTVPVLLVR, encoded by the coding sequence ATGAAAATCCTGCTCGCCGTCGATGGCAGCAATTACACGAATCGCATGCTGTCCTACCTGCTCGCCCACAAGGAATGGGCGAGCACGGGCCATGCATTCACTGTCTTCTATGCGGTGCTGCCGGTGCCGCACCGTGCCGCGGCCTTTGCCGGGCCGGACCTTGTGCATGGTTACTACGAGGACGATGCGCGCGTGGTGGTCGAACCGGTCCGCGCCTTGCTGACCGAGCACGGCATCGAGGCGCGCTTCGAGCACCGCATCGGCCATCCCGCTGAAGAGATTGCATCGTTCGCCCAGAAGGAACAGTTCGATCTCCTGGTGATGGGATCGCGCGGCCACGGCGCACTGGCGAATTTGGTACTGGGGTCGGTCGCCACCAAGGTGCTGGCCGCGTGCACGGTGCCGGTGCTGCTGGTGCGCTGA